The following are encoded together in the Nitrospira sp. genome:
- the fsa gene encoding fructose-6-phosphate aldolase, translating into MKIYLDTANVKEIQEAAGLGLLDGVTTNPSLVVKEGRSFREMLQEVCKIVDGPISAEVVSVEADAMVKEGKELAKIHKNIVVKCPLIPEGLKATKRLASEGIKVNVTLCFSPTQALLAAKAGAWCVSPFIGRLDDISSSGMELIRQILTIYKNYDYKTLVLVASVRHPQHVVEAALAGGHICTMPYSVFQAFFKHPLTDAGLKKFLEDWKTKGQQ; encoded by the coding sequence ATGAAAATTTATTTGGATACAGCGAACGTAAAGGAAATTCAAGAAGCCGCAGGCCTCGGATTGCTCGACGGTGTGACAACGAACCCTTCCCTTGTGGTCAAGGAAGGCCGCAGCTTCAGGGAAATGCTCCAAGAAGTCTGCAAGATCGTCGATGGTCCTATCAGCGCTGAGGTCGTGAGTGTGGAAGCGGACGCGATGGTGAAGGAGGGGAAGGAGCTCGCCAAGATCCACAAGAACATTGTGGTCAAATGCCCTCTCATTCCAGAAGGCCTCAAGGCGACGAAGCGATTGGCTTCAGAAGGAATCAAGGTGAACGTGACCCTCTGTTTTTCCCCTACTCAGGCACTGCTGGCGGCTAAAGCCGGAGCCTGGTGCGTCTCACCCTTTATCGGACGGCTCGACGACATCAGCTCAAGCGGGATGGAACTCATTCGGCAGATCCTGACGATTTACAAGAACTATGACTACAAGACGTTGGTCTTGGTCGCAAGTGTCCGCCATCCACAGCACGTGGTCGAGGCGGCGTTAGCAGGTGGTCACATCTGCACGATGCCTTACAGTGTGTTCCAGGCGTTCTTTAAGCACCCGTTGACCGATGCAGGCTTGAAAAAGTTCCTCGAAGACTGGAAGACGAAGGGGCAACAGTAG
- a CDS encoding uracil-DNA glycosylase: MRTLKLLNGTISDCTACPRLVHYRETIAKEKRKQYRDWTYWGRPVPGFGDPKAALYILGLAPAAHGGNRTGRVFTGDRSGDWLYEALHRYGFANQASSTHQGDGLALTDCYIGAAVRCAPPGNKPLPDEFDRCSRFLHEEIRLLKNHRVVITLGKIGFDHYLKACRTQGHAIPAPMPKFGHGVSYRLPWGVTLLGSYHPSQQNTFTGKLTRSMFHEVFRKARKALEGH, from the coding sequence ATGAGAACTTTGAAACTCTTGAACGGAACTATCAGTGACTGCACGGCCTGTCCTCGCTTGGTCCACTACCGAGAGACCATCGCCAAAGAGAAGCGGAAGCAATATCGAGACTGGACGTATTGGGGCCGTCCCGTCCCTGGTTTCGGTGATCCGAAAGCAGCGCTCTACATACTTGGGTTAGCACCTGCGGCACATGGCGGAAACCGGACGGGGCGGGTGTTCACCGGTGATCGGAGTGGTGACTGGCTCTACGAGGCTTTGCATCGATATGGATTTGCCAATCAAGCTTCTTCGACGCACCAAGGTGATGGGTTAGCATTGACGGACTGCTATATCGGTGCAGCGGTGCGTTGCGCGCCGCCAGGTAATAAGCCTTTACCCGACGAATTTGACCGGTGCAGCCGATTCTTGCATGAAGAGATTCGCCTTCTAAAGAATCATCGTGTGGTGATTACCCTAGGGAAGATTGGCTTTGATCATTATCTGAAGGCCTGTCGGACACAAGGGCATGCGATTCCTGCGCCGATGCCGAAATTCGGACATGGCGTATCTTATCGGCTACCTTGGGGGGTGACGCTGCTGGGTTCCTATCATCCCAGCCAGCAGAACACGTTTACAGGGAAATTAACTCGCTCGATGTTCCACGAAGTGTTTCGGAAGGCTAGAAAAGCGCTCGAAGGTCATTAA
- the rmuC gene encoding DNA recombination protein RmuC produces MPLAIGFGVGIFLGGLVVGLWVTGRLRSQAQRAEATADELRKQLELERTAALLLREELSQAQQARILAETRMDVSARQLAEQKVLLNQSRTELVGTFQALSGEALKQNNEAFLKLAAVTFESLHVKADGDLIQRQQAIDALVRPLHDTLQRYDEQLRLLEQSRQSAYGGLDQHLKSLAESQQRLQQETGNLVKALRAPTVRGQWGELTLRRVAELAGMVQHCDFMEQPSVTVEDARFRPDMVVQLPGGRQIIVDAKTVLSAYLDAHEAQNDVQQAEALRRHAAQVKSRMDELSLKAYWTQFDHSPEFVVLFLPGEQYLGAALDQNPQLIEEGFANGIVLATPATLVALLRAVAYGWRQERLTAHAEEAGRLGKELFERMAVLAGHMNDVGQALGKSVSAYNRAVSSLETRILPAARRFKELGVSSDREIVTLEPTEVVPQKTLSFESD; encoded by the coding sequence ATCCCCTTAGCGATAGGTTTTGGGGTTGGGATTTTTCTCGGTGGTTTAGTCGTAGGGCTTTGGGTCACGGGACGCTTGCGTTCTCAGGCCCAGCGCGCCGAGGCAACCGCCGACGAACTCAGAAAGCAATTGGAGCTAGAGCGGACCGCAGCCCTCTTGCTTCGCGAAGAATTATCCCAAGCGCAACAGGCCCGAATCCTGGCTGAAACTCGAATGGACGTGTCGGCACGACAGCTCGCGGAACAGAAGGTCTTGCTCAACCAGTCTCGCACGGAACTCGTCGGGACGTTCCAAGCCCTCTCCGGCGAGGCCTTAAAACAAAATAACGAAGCCTTCCTGAAGCTTGCCGCTGTGACATTCGAAAGTCTTCATGTCAAGGCTGATGGAGACCTAATTCAACGCCAACAGGCCATTGATGCGCTGGTCCGTCCTCTCCACGACACGTTGCAACGTTATGATGAGCAACTTCGTCTTCTGGAACAGTCACGACAGTCAGCGTACGGGGGGTTGGATCAACATCTGAAATCATTGGCTGAGTCTCAGCAGCGGTTGCAGCAAGAAACCGGGAACCTGGTCAAAGCCCTACGAGCGCCGACCGTCCGAGGACAATGGGGAGAGTTGACGCTAAGACGAGTCGCCGAACTTGCCGGGATGGTGCAACACTGCGATTTCATGGAACAACCGTCCGTCACCGTTGAGGACGCACGGTTTCGACCTGATATGGTCGTTCAACTGCCAGGCGGGCGTCAAATTATCGTAGATGCGAAAACCGTGCTCTCCGCTTATCTGGACGCCCACGAAGCACAGAATGATGTCCAACAAGCTGAGGCATTGCGTCGCCATGCCGCCCAGGTGAAAAGTCGTATGGACGAACTCTCATTGAAAGCCTACTGGACGCAATTCGATCATTCCCCTGAGTTCGTCGTCCTGTTTCTTCCCGGCGAACAATACCTCGGGGCCGCATTAGACCAGAATCCTCAGCTCATTGAAGAGGGGTTTGCGAACGGCATCGTGTTGGCGACTCCGGCAACATTAGTGGCGCTGCTGCGTGCCGTGGCCTACGGATGGCGACAAGAACGATTGACTGCCCACGCGGAGGAAGCAGGTCGGTTGGGCAAAGAACTGTTCGAACGGATGGCCGTGCTGGCGGGACATATGAACGATGTCGGGCAAGCCCTGGGGAAAAGCGTGTCGGCCTATAACCGCGCGGTGAGCTCCCTGGAGACACGTATTCTCCCGGCTGCGCGGCGTTTCAAAGAATTGGGAGTATCCTCTGATCGCGAGATTGTCACGCTTGAACCGACCGAGGTCGTACCCCAGAAAACATTGTCGTTTGAAAGTGACTGA
- a CDS encoding PilZ domain-containing protein, with protein MERIFNRFRIFPFRCQLCTTRFRVFRSLPTSPSSATDRREYRRLSVSFRANLLTGNAAQTANRVTDISMGGCTLETAATLPQGTFVELVIKPASDEEPIKIETAMVCSSRPGSVGLSFLEMVTADKNRLSQVILSLLVGQNLHQNFFS; from the coding sequence ATGGAGCGGATCTTCAATCGCTTCAGGATCTTTCCGTTTCGTTGTCAGCTCTGTACCACACGCTTCCGGGTCTTCAGAAGCCTCCCCACTTCCCCCTCCTCGGCCACAGACCGCCGGGAGTATAGGCGACTGTCCGTGTCGTTCCGCGCCAACCTCCTCACAGGAAACGCCGCCCAAACGGCCAATCGTGTGACGGACATATCGATGGGGGGGTGTACGCTCGAGACCGCCGCAACATTGCCTCAGGGAACGTTCGTCGAATTGGTCATCAAGCCAGCTTCTGATGAAGAGCCGATCAAAATTGAAACGGCCATGGTGTGCTCGTCGAGGCCAGGATCAGTGGGGCTCAGCTTCCTTGAAATGGTGACAGCCGATAAGAACCGCCTCAGCCAGGTCATTCTCAGCCTGCTGGTGGGACAAAACCTACACCAGAATTTCTTTTCTTAG
- the dapB gene encoding 4-hydroxy-tetrahydrodipicolinate reductase, with protein MTKTIVAGAAGRMGCRLVSLIKDSPTLMLAGALETTGHVSLGKDAGALAGSGQASVSITDNLSSLMEQGEVLIDFSAPEPTLEHMRTAVRHQRAIVVGTTGFSPVQLEELKSLAHQIPCVFSPNMSVGINLICKVIGEMARTLGEDYDIEVIEAHHRLKKDAPSGTALHIAEVVARSVNRDLSQVGIFARKGIIGERVKGEIGIQTIRAGDIVGDHTILFGGMGERIEVTHRASSRDTFARGAIRAAEWVVHQPPGLYDMIDVLNLR; from the coding sequence ATGACCAAGACCATTGTTGCAGGAGCAGCCGGACGAATGGGATGCCGTTTGGTTTCGCTGATCAAGGATTCCCCCACGCTGATGCTGGCTGGAGCCTTGGAGACTACCGGCCATGTGTCCTTAGGGAAGGACGCGGGAGCATTGGCCGGATCAGGGCAGGCAAGCGTTTCAATCACCGATAACCTTTCGTCGTTGATGGAACAGGGGGAGGTCCTGATCGACTTCTCTGCACCAGAACCCACACTGGAACATATGCGAACAGCCGTTCGCCATCAACGGGCGATCGTGGTGGGAACAACCGGATTTTCGCCTGTTCAGTTGGAGGAGCTCAAATCGTTGGCCCACCAAATTCCATGTGTGTTTTCTCCAAATATGAGTGTTGGGATTAACTTGATCTGTAAGGTCATTGGAGAAATGGCTCGCACTCTTGGGGAGGATTACGATATCGAGGTGATCGAAGCCCACCACCGGTTGAAGAAGGATGCACCGAGCGGCACAGCTCTTCACATAGCCGAAGTTGTTGCTCGCTCTGTCAACCGCGACTTAAGCCAGGTTGGTATCTTCGCTCGTAAAGGAATAATCGGGGAGCGGGTCAAAGGAGAGATTGGTATCCAAACCATTCGAGCCGGCGATATCGTCGGCGACCACACCATTCTGTTCGGCGGTATGGGAGAGCGGATCGAAGTGACCCACCGTGCAAGTAGCCGTGATACCTTTGCACGAGGGGCCATCCGTGCTGCGGAGTGGGTCGTCCACCAACCACCAGGCTTGTACGATATGATAGATGTCCTTAATTTACGCTAG
- a CDS encoding glycerate kinase: MKLRLPSSSARSFLRQLIIAGLDAADPYRALLKSVSLQGQSLRVGRRIYDLSRTDRVIAVGAGKASARMAQALEKVLGKRVADGLVIVKTGHTLPTKRIAIREASHPIPDRSGVHATQQLLRLVKDLGPRDLLFVLLSGGASSLLPAPVPSVTLTDKQRTTRLLLRSGATINEINVVRKHLSMIKGGGLATSTHARIVTLILSDVIGDDLGSIGSGPTVVDLSTFADAVTVLKRYRIWRAVPTAVRHYLERGQKGIVPETLKPGSRRVRSVHHQIIGTNRFMLDAVSRTAGSLSLRTILFSTPILGEARLAARQLTSIARANADGHSMVKRPCCVVAGGETTVTVTGKGNGGRAQEFAAAAACEIAGLPHTWVVALGSDGTDGPTDAAGAIVNGETVARAKRLNINLRSAVNRHDTYPALKTLGCHIYTGPTGTNVNDLYLLLLL, encoded by the coding sequence ATGAAGCTCCGCCTCCCCTCCTCCTCTGCTCGGTCGTTCCTTCGCCAATTAATCATCGCGGGACTGGATGCAGCCGATCCCTATCGTGCACTGCTCAAATCCGTCTCGCTGCAGGGACAGTCATTGCGCGTTGGCCGAAGAATCTATGATCTTTCACGCACCGACCGAGTGATCGCCGTCGGCGCAGGAAAGGCTTCAGCCAGGATGGCACAAGCATTAGAGAAGGTGCTCGGCAAAAGGGTGGCAGATGGACTAGTCATCGTGAAGACCGGGCATACACTCCCGACCAAGCGGATTGCCATTCGTGAAGCCAGCCATCCGATTCCTGATCGATCCGGAGTTCATGCGACTCAACAGCTCCTGCGCCTGGTCAAAGACCTCGGCCCTCGGGACCTCCTCTTCGTACTATTGTCCGGGGGAGCGTCAAGTTTATTGCCAGCCCCAGTACCTAGCGTCACCTTGACTGATAAACAACGTACCACGCGACTCCTGCTCCGAAGCGGGGCGACGATCAACGAGATCAACGTCGTCAGGAAACATCTTTCGATGATTAAAGGCGGCGGACTCGCAACATCCACTCATGCGAGAATTGTCACGCTCATTCTTTCAGATGTGATCGGCGATGATCTGGGCTCCATCGGCTCCGGACCCACCGTTGTCGACCTCTCCACGTTTGCCGACGCAGTAACCGTGTTGAAGCGTTACAGAATTTGGAGAGCCGTGCCTACTGCAGTCCGGCACTATTTGGAGCGTGGTCAGAAGGGGATCGTGCCTGAGACCCTCAAACCCGGTTCGCGACGAGTGCGTTCGGTGCACCATCAGATCATCGGAACCAATCGATTCATGCTGGATGCTGTCTCGCGTACCGCTGGCAGCCTGAGCCTTCGTACCATCCTGTTTTCGACTCCAATCTTAGGGGAAGCGCGTTTAGCTGCAAGACAATTGACCTCCATTGCAAGAGCAAATGCCGACGGGCACTCGATGGTAAAGCGCCCTTGCTGCGTGGTGGCGGGAGGTGAGACGACCGTGACGGTCACAGGGAAGGGAAACGGCGGACGTGCTCAGGAATTCGCTGCCGCCGCTGCATGTGAGATTGCAGGTCTTCCACATACCTGGGTTGTCGCGCTCGGCAGTGACGGAACCGACGGGCCTACCGACGCCGCAGGCGCGATTGTTAACGGAGAGACCGTCGCGCGAGCCAAGAGACTCAACATCAACCTCCGTTCTGCCGTGAATCGGCATGATACCTACCCCGCCCTAAAAACGCTCGGATGTCACATTTATACGGGCCCAACCGGAACAAACGTAAACGACCTTTACCTCCTGCTCCTTCTCTAG
- a CDS encoding lytic transglycosylase domain-containing protein — MVICGTQVMSSVIGAIFITLVIHVSALATSTTKETKGHKSEADNELLILDPLDPQSDSDDRLIILPEIKREGERFFLSSFKLPDKITFAGLPVPLDNWQVRERIEYEFYQFLEDQGESIILAKRTGRCFPPAERQLADAGLPDDLKYMLLVESKCISAAYSKAKASGPWQFIPSTGRRYRLKSDAVRDERRNLEMSTEAAVKYLTYLKQYQNNDWFLAMASYNAGEERVRKLLKAQKIDDYWKMHGPRETMRYVPRIIAAKEIYSQPEKYLGLTKKDLYMPLETETITVNVKESQRALTSIAEEFGTYLLELKMLNPEFKKDMLPRGNYQIRVPRQTCPSRCFKQEKTP, encoded by the coding sequence ATGGTGATCTGCGGGACTCAAGTCATGTCTTCTGTGATCGGAGCCATTTTCATCACCCTCGTAATACACGTGTCGGCTCTCGCCACATCCACCACAAAAGAGACGAAAGGTCACAAATCTGAAGCGGACAATGAGTTGCTGATACTGGACCCGTTGGACCCGCAATCCGACTCGGATGACCGTCTGATTATTCTTCCTGAAATCAAGCGAGAAGGAGAGCGATTCTTCCTCAGTTCCTTTAAGCTCCCCGACAAAATTACTTTCGCAGGACTCCCGGTTCCCTTGGACAACTGGCAAGTGCGGGAGAGGATTGAATACGAATTCTACCAATTCCTAGAGGATCAAGGCGAAAGCATTATCCTCGCCAAACGTACCGGACGTTGTTTTCCCCCTGCTGAGAGACAGTTGGCTGATGCCGGATTGCCCGATGATCTCAAGTACATGTTGTTGGTCGAGAGCAAATGCATCTCAGCGGCCTATTCCAAGGCCAAAGCCTCAGGCCCCTGGCAGTTTATTCCCTCCACCGGCCGTCGCTATCGGCTCAAGAGCGACGCTGTTCGCGACGAGCGTCGAAATTTGGAAATGTCGACCGAGGCAGCCGTGAAATACCTCACGTATCTCAAGCAGTACCAGAACAACGATTGGTTCCTCGCCATGGCGTCGTATAACGCCGGCGAAGAGCGGGTTCGAAAGTTACTCAAGGCGCAGAAGATTGATGACTATTGGAAGATGCACGGACCGCGAGAAACCATGCGCTATGTCCCACGGATCATTGCTGCGAAAGAAATTTATTCTCAGCCGGAGAAATATCTTGGACTGACCAAGAAGGACCTCTATATGCCGCTCGAAACGGAAACCATCACGGTGAACGTGAAGGAATCTCAGCGTGCACTGACGTCCATCGCAGAGGAATTCGGCACCTATCTTCTCGAGCTTAAAATGTTGAATCCTGAATTCAAGAAGGATATGCTCCCCCGAGGCAACTATCAGATTCGCGTACCCCGTCAAACCTGTCCGAGTCGTTGTTTTAAGCAAGAGAAGACGCCATAG
- the folK gene encoding 2-amino-4-hydroxy-6-hydroxymethyldihydropteridine diphosphokinase, whose protein sequence is MAETVFIGFGSNVGDRVDCCDRAVTLLSLLPHSRLTGVSLLYETEPVRGKTDPGEGWFLNGVVQIETDITPQSLLVILQEIERSLGRDEDNRSGPRTIDLDILFYGERVIKEPGLTVPHPRLHDRRFVLMPLNELDPRWVHPVLQQSVSRLLEQVKDQARVQLLFPQPSTKYGSRPTCSSPPRT, encoded by the coding sequence ATGGCGGAGACGGTCTTCATTGGGTTTGGGTCCAACGTCGGCGATCGAGTTGATTGTTGTGATCGGGCCGTGACCCTACTCAGTTTGCTGCCCCATTCACGGCTGACGGGAGTATCGCTCTTGTATGAAACGGAGCCGGTTCGAGGTAAAACCGATCCCGGGGAGGGCTGGTTTCTCAACGGGGTGGTGCAGATTGAAACTGATATCACACCCCAAAGCCTCCTTGTGATACTCCAAGAGATTGAGCGATCGCTCGGACGAGATGAGGATAACCGTTCTGGGCCCCGGACAATCGATCTCGACATTCTTTTTTACGGTGAGCGTGTCATCAAGGAGCCAGGGTTGACTGTCCCACACCCTCGCCTCCATGACCGACGATTCGTCCTCATGCCGCTGAATGAATTGGATCCGCGCTGGGTCCATCCCGTACTCCAGCAGTCGGTTTCACGATTATTGGAACAGGTAAAAGACCAAGCCCGCGTGCAGCTCCTCTTTCCTCAGCCGTCCACAAAATACGGGTCTCGTCCCACGTGCAGTTCACCACCGCGCACATGA
- the lysA gene encoding diaminopimelate decarboxylase: MHSFQYHHGELYCEQVPVSRIAKELGTPCYIYSHETLIRHFHSYDSAFKNIPHLIAFAMKANSNLAILRLMAREGSGVDIVSGGELYRALKAGVPASKIVFAGVGKAPSEIRDALNADILMFNAESSAELHAINQVAAEVGKKARVALRINPDIDPKTHPYISTGLKKSKFGIAADRAVEDFVLAASMSHIDVVGVHAHIGSQLTDVTPFTAALKKVVSLIESLQERGLNIRYLNIGGGLGITYSDEKPPLPQDLSNAVLPLVQGLKITLVMEPGRVIVGNAGILVTKALYLKEGETKSFVIVDAAMNDLIRPSLYEAYHDVRPVNEEAGQRPKQTVDIVGPVCESGDFLAKDRSLPVVKAGELLAVMSAGAYGFVMASNYNSRPRVPEVLVRDGEFHVIRERERYEDLIHGEHIPSFLSTME; this comes from the coding sequence ATGCATAGTTTCCAATACCACCACGGCGAGTTGTACTGCGAGCAGGTGCCAGTCAGCAGAATCGCCAAAGAACTTGGCACCCCCTGCTACATCTATAGCCATGAGACGCTGATCCGCCATTTCCATTCGTACGACAGCGCGTTCAAGAACATTCCTCATCTCATCGCTTTTGCTATGAAGGCGAACTCCAATCTTGCGATCCTTCGACTCATGGCCAGAGAAGGCAGCGGTGTGGATATTGTATCTGGAGGAGAGTTGTACCGAGCGTTGAAGGCCGGTGTCCCCGCTTCCAAAATCGTGTTCGCTGGTGTCGGCAAGGCCCCCAGTGAAATTCGTGATGCACTGAACGCCGACATCCTAATGTTTAACGCCGAATCGTCGGCCGAGCTGCATGCGATCAATCAAGTCGCCGCCGAAGTTGGTAAAAAGGCTCGCGTCGCGCTTCGGATCAACCCGGACATTGACCCCAAAACGCATCCTTACATTTCGACTGGTCTCAAAAAGAGCAAGTTCGGAATCGCGGCCGATCGAGCGGTGGAAGACTTTGTTCTCGCCGCTTCGATGAGCCATATCGACGTCGTAGGCGTCCATGCCCATATCGGATCTCAGCTTACCGATGTGACTCCCTTTACAGCCGCCCTGAAGAAAGTCGTGTCCCTCATCGAGAGCTTACAAGAAAGAGGCCTGAACATCCGTTACCTCAATATCGGAGGCGGACTCGGCATCACCTATTCGGATGAAAAGCCACCGTTACCACAAGATTTGTCCAACGCAGTCTTACCGCTCGTACAGGGTTTGAAGATAACCCTCGTCATGGAGCCTGGGCGCGTGATTGTCGGAAATGCCGGTATCCTCGTCACAAAGGCTCTGTACCTGAAGGAGGGAGAGACGAAGAGTTTTGTCATCGTCGATGCCGCCATGAATGATCTCATTCGGCCAAGTCTCTACGAGGCCTACCACGACGTTCGCCCCGTGAACGAGGAAGCTGGTCAACGGCCTAAACAAACCGTCGACATCGTAGGCCCAGTCTGTGAGTCGGGGGATTTTCTGGCCAAAGATCGATCCCTCCCGGTTGTTAAGGCCGGGGAGTTGCTGGCTGTCATGAGCGCTGGGGCCTATGGCTTTGTCATGGCATCAAATTATAATTCCCGGCCTCGGGTCCCGGAGGTGTTGGTACGAGATGGGGAGTTCCACGTTATTCGTGAGCGAGAGCGGTACGAAGACCTTATACATGGCGAGCATATTCCTTCGTTCCTGAGCACTATGGAGTAA
- a CDS encoding pantoate--beta-alanine ligase, which translates to MKIIRSPHAMTAWAEGLRREGVRIGLVPTMGALHDGHRALIRAARMQCDALAVSIFVNPTQFGPREDLTQYPRPISRDRALCRQEGVDVCFEPTPAGMYPEAFQTIVTLPTIARRWEGEVRPHHFSGVATIVTKLFGIVRPHISHFGQKDFQQSALVRQLVEDLNLGVTIVVQPTVRENDGLAMSSRNVYLSPDDRVRAIILYRGLQAGADVIRKGVRAGKAIQTAMRRVIKAEPSMAVDYLAVCDPRTLEPISAVTSRVVLLGAVRLGPVRLIDNLLVTAPRRRLE; encoded by the coding sequence ATGAAGATCATCCGTTCACCGCATGCCATGACTGCCTGGGCTGAGGGGCTTCGGCGGGAAGGTGTACGGATTGGGCTGGTGCCCACGATGGGGGCCTTGCACGATGGACATCGCGCACTGATTCGAGCGGCTCGTATGCAATGCGACGCCCTTGCTGTCAGTATCTTCGTCAATCCCACGCAGTTCGGCCCGCGTGAAGACCTCACCCAGTACCCACGCCCCATTTCGCGCGATCGAGCCCTTTGCAGGCAGGAAGGGGTGGATGTGTGTTTTGAACCGACTCCAGCGGGCATGTACCCTGAAGCCTTTCAGACGATCGTCACGTTGCCTACGATTGCGCGTCGATGGGAAGGAGAAGTGCGCCCTCATCACTTTTCCGGGGTTGCCACTATCGTGACCAAACTCTTCGGGATTGTCCGCCCTCACATCTCACACTTTGGGCAGAAAGATTTTCAGCAATCGGCGCTGGTTCGACAGCTGGTCGAGGATCTCAACCTTGGTGTGACTATCGTCGTGCAACCGACAGTCCGGGAAAATGATGGGTTGGCGATGAGTTCGCGCAATGTCTATCTGTCGCCTGATGACCGAGTGCGCGCCATAATCCTGTACAGAGGCTTGCAGGCGGGAGCTGACGTAATCCGAAAAGGTGTTCGTGCCGGAAAGGCAATACAGACGGCGATGCGTCGAGTCATCAAGGCCGAGCCGAGCATGGCGGTCGACTATCTGGCGGTTTGTGATCCTCGTACGCTAGAACCAATTTCTGCCGTGACTTCGAGAGTTGTCTTGCTTGGAGCGGTACGTCTTGGGCCTGTTCGACTGATTGATAATCTACTGGTGACGGCTCCAAGACGGCGCTTGGAATAG
- a CDS encoding 4-hydroxy-tetrahydrodipicolinate synthase: MFAGSLVAIVTPFRKGKVDEQALAELIEWQIAKGTSGIVPCGTTGESATLSHDEHNRVIELTVEVVRRRVPVIAGTGSNSTDEAIALTRHAKQAGVDGALLITPYYNKPTQEGLYLHYKAVAEAVDLPLVLYNIPGRTGVNMLPVTIARLSAIQTIIGVKEGSGSVQQASDIVQMCGDRLTVLAGDDSLTLPMMAVGGKGVITVTANILPAEMADLVKAFVEGKIGEARRLHFKLSPIFAALFYETNPIPVKEALGLMGKIDPELRLPLCPMGQDTRDKLIGVLKEAALI, translated from the coding sequence ATGTTTGCTGGATCTCTTGTTGCCATTGTTACCCCGTTCAGAAAAGGAAAAGTCGATGAGCAGGCGTTAGCCGAGCTGATTGAATGGCAGATTGCCAAGGGCACTAGCGGCATTGTCCCCTGCGGGACAACGGGTGAATCCGCCACACTTTCTCACGACGAACACAACCGGGTCATAGAGCTGACGGTTGAAGTCGTCCGCCGCAGGGTGCCGGTCATCGCGGGAACTGGTTCAAACAGCACCGACGAGGCGATCGCTCTCACGCGACATGCGAAGCAAGCGGGAGTCGATGGAGCTTTACTGATTACCCCCTATTACAATAAGCCCACCCAGGAAGGTCTGTATCTCCATTACAAGGCCGTAGCGGAAGCAGTTGACTTACCGCTAGTCCTGTACAATATTCCTGGTCGAACCGGCGTGAACATGCTCCCGGTAACGATTGCTCGGCTTTCTGCGATTCAGACGATTATCGGAGTCAAAGAGGGAAGCGGGTCTGTCCAACAGGCCTCAGATATTGTACAGATGTGCGGTGACCGTCTTACAGTCCTAGCTGGGGATGATTCTCTCACCTTGCCAATGATGGCAGTTGGAGGGAAAGGCGTGATTACCGTAACAGCCAACATCCTGCCTGCCGAAATGGCGGATCTAGTTAAAGCCTTTGTAGAAGGAAAGATTGGGGAAGCTCGCCGTCTTCATTTCAAGCTATCCCCGATTTTTGCGGCGCTGTTCTATGAAACCAATCCCATCCCAGTTAAGGAAGCATTGGGACTTATGGGAAAAATCGATCCAGAATTGCGATTACCGCTCTGTCCTATGGGACAAGACACACGCGACAAACTGATTGGCGTCCTAAAGGAAGCGGCGCTAATATGA